The following proteins are co-located in the Haliovirga abyssi genome:
- a CDS encoding aldo/keto reductase, which translates to MKRVKISEDLSISRIIHGYWRLNDWDLSKEEVLSLIKKDIDSGITTFDHADIYGGYSVERKFGDIISMDPRIRDKIEIITKCGIQLKADNRPNNWINHYDTSKKHIIESVKKSLRNFRTNYIDILLIHRPDPFMNPEEVAEAFLELKKAGKVREFGVSNFLPSQVNMLQSYLDFPITVNQVEISALQVEQFYNGTIENCFEKRITPLAWSPLAGGEIFKGNSEKVVRVRKTLEKIAKEHNISGIDVVMYSWLLMHPAKIVPIVGSSKWDRIRAAMYALEIKLSRQEWFEILEAANGNQIP; encoded by the coding sequence ATGAAAAGAGTGAAAATAAGTGAGGATTTGTCAATTTCTAGGATTATACATGGATATTGGAGATTAAATGATTGGGATTTAAGTAAAGAAGAAGTTTTGAGCTTAATAAAAAAAGATATTGACAGTGGAATAACTACATTCGATCATGCTGATATTTATGGTGGATACAGTGTAGAAAGAAAATTTGGAGATATTATCTCTATGGATCCAAGAATAAGAGATAAAATAGAGATTATAACAAAATGCGGGATACAACTAAAGGCAGATAATAGACCTAATAATTGGATTAATCATTATGACACAAGTAAAAAACATATTATAGAATCAGTAAAAAAATCTTTAAGAAATTTTAGAACCAATTATATTGATATTTTATTAATTCATAGGCCAGATCCGTTTATGAATCCAGAAGAGGTAGCAGAAGCTTTTCTTGAATTAAAAAAAGCTGGGAAAGTTAGAGAATTTGGAGTTTCTAATTTTTTGCCATCACAAGTGAATATGCTGCAAAGTTATTTAGATTTTCCAATAACAGTAAATCAAGTGGAGATATCAGCATTACAAGTTGAACAGTTTTATAATGGAACTATTGAAAATTGTTTTGAAAAAAGGATAACACCATTAGCTTGGTCGCCGCTTGCAGGTGGAGAAATTTTTAAAGGAAATAGTGAAAAAGTAGTTAGAGTTAGAAAAACATTGGAGAAAATAGCAAAAGAACATAATATATCTGGAATAGATGTAGTAATGTATTCTTGGCTATTAATGCATCCAGCAAAAATAGTTCCAATAGTTGGAAGTAGCAAATGGGATAGAATAAGAGCTGCAATGTATGCTTTGGAAATTAAATTAAGCAGACAAGAATGGTTTGAAATATTAGAAGCTGCTAATGGGAATCAAATTCCTTAG
- a CDS encoding alpha/beta hydrolase, which yields MKKVVILLISVLMFVGCANTPKKINNRNMNKVNKKKVKKVDYFAKNITNLKAISENRKVKLVWDLKDTKDIKNIKVSYKQDVAKIWKTILLPADSKEIEISIHPLFMLSFKVQLISKDGKISRGRKVNKAANLKNVILDDMSFLSDWRLQIYLPDNYNSSNKRYPVIYMGDGQNMFYNKTASNLVKGEWKVDEALDKLKKEKKIKDLIVVALVSNGAPGRFPDDNVFVKNIVPYVDKHYKTLANRENRGVMGSSGGATFSLRMGYRYENMFSMIGLLSLPPFKWNADLIKNSSKKDLKIWLSVGTAEMGSDFYTKGDRNMLDEFLDKGYKLGKDIIYYESKDSNHDEIEWSKIIEYPFVLFFGEKQNKIKQMKTQFEFLEGGSHWCLINPMVDIDNGLKYSLYNLAKYEIVGDGGGAKIDSKGNFSFGNKDRVKIRITYNEKINDIEVDYNKIKDRAGKGIKTKIFHNGVHVENLDIRKFEGVDYISFESASVLFNELLFSEIKYKKDGVNLIGKVRDKIVFKTDIEQNRLKIKNRDINFNNYGISYEKTTDKTFIPLFIVQNELLKHNILFIIDRLPYILNYKLIKETNVEITRDILNNYGNITQNNLTEKSKLSIYRTIINLLKSQNSGIDSEFIKKYEREVINSKSSNDFFEIINKIIDIKDGNFSITKYKEPFSKGQEYMFGLVKGKMVIRALGRTVLKLGNTDIYEMKVYKDYLKDHNKEKFLKKMRKMLITDRVSRLITDKKGKIGENNDILFLADGSIIFKSNKVRVE from the coding sequence ATGAAAAAAGTTGTAATTTTATTAATTAGTGTATTAATGTTTGTTGGATGTGCAAATACCCCTAAAAAGATTAATAATCGAAATATGAATAAAGTAAATAAGAAGAAGGTTAAAAAAGTTGATTATTTTGCAAAAAATATTACAAATTTAAAAGCAATTTCGGAAAATAGAAAAGTAAAGTTAGTGTGGGATTTAAAAGACACAAAAGATATAAAAAATATAAAAGTCTCATATAAGCAAGATGTAGCAAAAATATGGAAAACTATTCTATTACCAGCAGATTCTAAAGAGATAGAAATATCTATACATCCTCTTTTTATGTTGAGTTTTAAAGTCCAATTAATTTCAAAAGATGGGAAAATAAGTAGAGGAAGAAAAGTAAATAAAGCTGCTAATCTTAAAAATGTGATTTTAGACGATATGTCTTTTCTTAGTGATTGGAGATTACAAATATATTTGCCAGATAATTACAACAGTTCTAATAAGAGATATCCTGTAATATATATGGGTGATGGACAAAATATGTTTTATAATAAAACAGCCTCTAATTTGGTAAAAGGCGAATGGAAAGTTGACGAAGCTTTGGATAAATTAAAGAAAGAAAAGAAAATTAAAGATTTAATTGTAGTGGCTTTGGTATCTAATGGAGCCCCTGGAAGATTTCCTGATGATAATGTCTTTGTGAAAAATATAGTCCCTTATGTAGATAAACATTATAAAACTTTAGCAAATAGAGAAAATAGGGGAGTTATGGGCTCTTCTGGAGGAGCAACTTTTTCTTTAAGAATGGGATACCGTTATGAAAATATGTTTTCTATGATTGGATTACTTTCTTTGCCGCCATTTAAATGGAATGCAGATTTAATAAAAAACAGTTCTAAAAAAGATTTGAAAATATGGTTAAGTGTAGGAACAGCTGAAATGGGATCAGATTTTTATACTAAAGGCGATAGAAATATGTTAGATGAATTTTTAGATAAAGGATATAAATTAGGAAAAGATATAATTTATTATGAATCAAAAGATAGTAATCATGATGAGATTGAATGGAGTAAAATAATAGAATATCCGTTTGTTTTATTTTTTGGAGAGAAACAAAATAAAATAAAACAAATGAAAACACAATTTGAATTTTTAGAGGGAGGAAGTCATTGGTGTTTGATAAATCCAATGGTAGATATAGATAATGGATTAAAATATAGTTTATATAATTTAGCTAAGTATGAAATAGTCGGAGATGGTGGAGGAGCTAAAATTGATTCAAAAGGAAATTTTAGTTTTGGAAATAAAGATAGAGTGAAAATAAGAATAACTTATAATGAAAAAATTAATGATATAGAGGTTGATTATAATAAAATAAAAGATAGAGCAGGAAAAGGAATTAAAACAAAAATTTTTCACAATGGAGTTCATGTTGAAAACTTAGATATTAGAAAATTTGAAGGCGTTGATTATATTAGTTTTGAATCAGCATCTGTTTTATTTAATGAATTATTATTTTCTGAAATTAAATACAAAAAAGATGGAGTAAATTTAATTGGAAAAGTTAGAGATAAAATAGTTTTTAAAACAGATATAGAACAAAATAGACTAAAGATTAAAAATAGAGATATAAACTTTAATAATTATGGAATATCATATGAAAAGACAACAGATAAAACATTTATACCTTTATTTATTGTTCAAAATGAATTGTTAAAGCATAATATTTTATTTATAATTGATAGATTACCTTATATTTTAAATTATAAATTAATAAAAGAGACTAATGTTGAGATTACTAGAGATATATTGAATAACTATGGAAATATAACTCAAAATAATTTAACTGAAAAATCAAAATTATCAATATACAGAACAATTATTAATTTATTAAAAAGTCAAAATAGTGGGATAGATTCTGAATTTATAAAAAAATATGAAAGAGAAGTTATAAATTCTAAAAGTTCTAATGATTTTTTTGAAATTATTAATAAAATAATAGATATAAAAGATGGAAATTTTTCAATTACAAAATATAAAGAACCTTTTTCTAAGGGGCAGGAATATATGTTTGGATTAGTAAAAGGGAAAATGGTAATTAGAGCTCTTGGAAGAACAGTTTTAAAGCTTGGCAATACAGATATATATGAAATGAAAGTTTATAAAGATTATTTGAAAGATCATAATAAAGAAAAATTTTTGAAAAAAATGAGGAAGATGTTAATAACTGATAGAGTTTCAAGATTAATTACAGATAAAAAAGGAAAAATTGGGGAAAATAATGATATTTTATTTTTAGCTGATGGGTCTATAATATTTAAGTCAAATAAAGTTAGAGTAGAATAA
- a CDS encoding alpha/beta hydrolase, with translation MKKIVILLIGILMFLGCANNSKKVKSHKIKKYDLKRTNLKKDVRFFKEEVFNLKAISEDGKVKLSWNLKNLKNLKNIKISYKEENKKHWQHQQNIGLKNMIEIKVPSLTMMKFRVQLISKQNRISKGKIIKKAANAKNVILDNISTIHNWRAQIYLPDNYNNSKKRYPVVYLGDGNNIFSTVTSLSPIKAEWKVDEMLERLKVEKKIEDLIVVAIVPYNTRERFPDENLFVDEILPYIDNNYRTIANRENRAIMGSSGGASYSLEIGYKYNNLFSMIGLLSLPCFESNIDLIKNSPKKNLKIWLSVGTDEMESDSYLKFDRRALDMFLKKGYKLGKDIVYYELKDGRHNEKAWGDIIEYPFIFFKGKKAKKIKKMGIQLELINSKSHWLLLNPQITLDNGLKYSLYNSAKYKIIENGKGGEVNSKGNFIFGNRDKTNVEITYKDKISKIEIDYNEFKEKLEKGIYTTIKFKNKNGKFTIKGLYLDIRRVDNMDYINFKSALKLVKEVTYPNIKYIEKDNSIEGITNNKKIFIIDIQNNILSIRDKNNNFKNYNTSYKKIRDSSFMKLNLFKSIFLASRKI, from the coding sequence ATGAAAAAAATTGTAATTTTATTGATTGGTATATTAATGTTTTTGGGATGTGCAAATAACTCTAAAAAAGTAAAATCTCATAAAATAAAAAAATATGATTTAAAAAGAACTAATCTAAAAAAAGATGTGAGATTTTTCAAAGAAGAAGTTTTTAATTTAAAAGCAATATCAGAAGATGGAAAAGTAAAGTTAAGTTGGAATTTAAAAAATCTTAAAAATCTTAAAAACATTAAAATTTCATATAAAGAAGAAAATAAAAAACATTGGCAGCATCAACAAAACATAGGTTTAAAAAATATGATAGAGATAAAAGTGCCTTCACTTACTATGATGAAATTTAGGGTACAGTTGATTTCTAAACAAAATAGAATAAGCAAAGGAAAAATTATAAAAAAAGCAGCTAATGCTAAAAATGTTATTTTAGATAATATATCAACAATCCATAATTGGAGAGCTCAAATATATTTACCTGATAATTACAATAATTCAAAAAAAAGATATCCTGTAGTATATTTAGGAGATGGAAATAATATTTTTTCTACTGTAACTTCATTAAGTCCAATAAAAGCAGAATGGAAAGTTGATGAAATGTTAGAAAGATTAAAAGTAGAAAAAAAGATAGAAGATTTGATAGTGGTAGCTATTGTTCCTTATAATACAAGAGAAAGATTTCCAGATGAAAATTTATTTGTAGATGAAATATTGCCATACATAGATAATAATTATAGAACTATAGCAAATAGAGAAAATAGAGCTATTATGGGTTCTTCTGGAGGTGCTTCCTATTCTTTAGAAATTGGGTATAAATATAATAATCTTTTTTCAATGATAGGGCTGTTATCTTTGCCATGTTTTGAAAGTAATATAGATCTTATAAAAAATTCACCTAAGAAAAATTTGAAAATATGGTTAAGCGTAGGAACAGATGAGATGGAATCAGATTCTTATTTGAAATTTGATAGAAGAGCTTTAGATATGTTTTTAAAAAAAGGATATAAATTAGGTAAAGATATTGTTTATTATGAATTAAAAGATGGAAGGCATAACGAAAAAGCATGGGGAGATATTATAGAATATCCTTTTATATTTTTCAAAGGAAAAAAAGCTAAAAAAATAAAGAAGATGGGAATACAGCTTGAACTTATAAATTCAAAAAGTCATTGGCTGCTATTAAATCCACAAATAACCTTGGACAATGGATTAAAGTATAGTTTGTATAATTCAGCTAAATATAAAATTATAGAAAATGGAAAAGGAGGTGAAGTTAATTCAAAAGGTAATTTTATTTTTGGAAACAGAGATAAAACTAATGTAGAAATAACGTATAAAGATAAAATTAGTAAAATAGAAATTGATTATAATGAATTTAAGGAAAAATTGGAAAAGGGAATTTATACCACGATTAAATTTAAAAATAAAAATGGAAAATTTACAATAAAAGGGCTATATTTGGATATAAGAAGAGTTGATAATATGGATTATATTAATTTTAAATCTGCATTAAAATTAGTAAAAGAAGTTACTTATCCTAATATAAAATATATAGAAAAAGATAATTCTATAGAAGGGATTACAAATAATAAAAAAATATTTATAATTGATATTCAAAATAATATATTAAGTATAAGAGATAAAAATAATAATTTTAAAAATTATAATACATCTTATAAAAAGATAAGAGATAGCTCGTTTATGAAATTAAATTTATTTAAAAGTATATTTTTAGCAAGTAGGAAAATATAA